The nucleotide sequence CGCTCGCCAACGCGCGAATGGATATGGTCCGTTATCAGCAACTGGCGACAGCCAAGGCAGGCTCGGCGCAGCAGGCGGACACCCAGAAGGCACTGGTTGCGCAGCTTGAGGCGCTCGTGAAATCCGATCAAGCGGCGATCGACAATGCGCAGGCAACGCTCGGCTATACCAAGGTCGTGGCGCCCTTGTCGGGCCGCGTCGGGCTTCGTCAGGTTGATCAGGGCAATATCATACGCGCGTCGGACGCCACCGGTCTGGTCGTCATCACACAGCTGCAGCCGATTGCCGTTCAGTTCAGCCTGCCGCAGCAGCAGATCTTCCGCGTCAACACGGCATCGGCGAAGGGACCATTGGCCGTCGATGTGTTCGGGAATGACGGCAAGACCGTTGTCGATACCGGCACCGTGACCGGCATCGACAACCAGGTCGATCAGACCACCGGCACGGTGAAGGTGAAGGCGGAATTTCCCAACACCAATTTCCAGCTGTGGCCCGGGCAGTTCGTCAACGTGCGCCTGAAGGTGCAGACACTGGACAAGGCCATCGTTGTTCCGACGGCTGCGGTTCAGCGCGGTCCGGCGGGGACGTTCGTTTACGTCATTGGCGCCAATGACGTCGTTACCGCGAAGACCGTCTCCGTCGTCCAGCAGAACGAAACCATTGCCGTGATCGCGTCAGGCCTCGCCGTCGAGGACCGCGTGGTCACGACCGGGTTCGCCAATCTGTCGGACGGCGCGAAGGTCTCCATCAGCAAGGACTATCAGGCTCCGACGCCGGACCTCGCGCCGCGCAAGCGGCAGGGACCGGGTGGCGGCGAGAAAGGCCCACGGGCTGAAGGACGCAGTGGTCAGAAGGAGCAGGGGGCTGCACCACAAGGCGGGCAACAAAACAC is from Afipia massiliensis and encodes:
- a CDS encoding efflux RND transporter periplasmic adaptor subunit, with the protein product MLFKPDLNEKAKAAGEGVARVASGARRRTVSIAVWLLILGGLGYLGWTYFKKTETATRTRPDFPIPVLAASPRIEDVPVYIDGVGTVRALNNVTVRAQVDGKLLSVKFKEGQDVKAGDVLAEIDPVIYQAQYDQAVAKKAQDEATLANARMDMVRYQQLATAKAGSAQQADTQKALVAQLEALVKSDQAAIDNAQATLGYTKVVAPLSGRVGLRQVDQGNIIRASDATGLVVITQLQPIAVQFSLPQQQIFRVNTASAKGPLAVDVFGNDGKTVVDTGTVTGIDNQVDQTTGTVKVKAEFPNTNFQLWPGQFVNVRLKVQTLDKAIVVPTAAVQRGPAGTFVYVIGANDVVTAKTVSVVQQNETIAVIASGLAVEDRVVTTGFANLSDGAKVSISKDYQAPTPDLAPRKRQGPGGGEKGPRAEGRSGQKEQGAAPQGGQQNTGGGAKAPQ